In the genome of Streptomyces globosus, one region contains:
- a CDS encoding thioesterase family protein: protein MAYAAAQASIGDSEFDRDTTITERPGEPGVYDAELSAGWTIITAVNGGYLLAMVGRALAAALPHPDPFTVSAHYLTSSEPGPAVIRTEAVRVGRTLSTGQASLYQYDESGAEVERIRVVASYGDLAALPDDVRTTALPPAMPPYEACLGPEAGPAPIPGSNAIVDRLRLRLDPATAGWALGAPSGKGEMRAWFELADGRDADPLSLLLAVDALPPTCFNLGMMGWSPTVELTAHVRRRPAPGPLRISITTRNLAGGFLEEDAEVWDSEDRLVAQSRQLARAPRS from the coding sequence ATGGCATACGCAGCAGCCCAGGCCTCCATCGGCGACAGCGAGTTCGACCGCGACACCACCATCACCGAGCGGCCCGGCGAGCCCGGGGTGTACGACGCCGAGCTCTCGGCCGGATGGACGATCATCACCGCCGTCAACGGCGGCTACCTGCTGGCCATGGTCGGCAGGGCGCTGGCGGCGGCCCTCCCGCACCCGGACCCCTTCACGGTCTCCGCCCACTACCTCACCTCCAGCGAGCCCGGCCCCGCCGTCATCCGCACCGAGGCCGTCCGCGTCGGCCGCACCCTCTCCACCGGCCAGGCCTCCCTGTACCAGTACGACGAGAGCGGCGCCGAGGTCGAGCGGATCCGGGTCGTCGCCTCCTACGGCGACCTCGCCGCCCTCCCGGACGACGTCCGCACCACCGCCCTCCCGCCCGCGATGCCGCCCTACGAGGCCTGCCTCGGCCCGGAGGCCGGCCCGGCCCCCATCCCCGGCAGCAACGCCATCGTCGACCGCCTCCGCCTGCGGCTGGACCCCGCGACCGCCGGCTGGGCGCTCGGCGCACCCTCCGGCAAGGGCGAGATGCGGGCCTGGTTCGAGCTCGCCGACGGCCGGGACGCCGACCCGCTGTCCCTGCTCCTCGCCGTCGACGCGCTCCCGCCGACCTGCTTCAACCTCGGCATGATGGGCTGGAGCCCGACCGTCGAGCTGACCGCGCACGTCCGCCGCCGCCCCGCCCCCGGCCCGCTGCGGATCTCCATCACCACGCGGAACCTGGCCGGCGGCTTCCTGGAGGAGGACGCCGAGGTCTGGGACTCCGAGGACCGCCTGGTCGCCCAGTCCCGCCAGCTGGCCCGCGCCCCGCGGAGCTGA
- a CDS encoding cysteine desulfurase family protein: MAYLDHAATTPMLPEAAAAMTAQFAATGNASSLHAAGRRARRTVEEAREALAEALGARPSEVVFTAGGTEADNLAVKGLYWARRAQDPARTRVLTSPVEHHAVLDAVHWLAEQEGARVEYLPVDRYGRVSPEDLRGAIARNPGDVALATVMWANNEIGTVMPVRELAEAASEFGVPLHSDAVQAVGQLDVRFGDSGLAAMTVSGHKIGGPYGIGALLLGRDQTPVPVLHGGGQERHVRSGTLDVPAIAAFAVAAVLAAERRERFAAEVGRLRDELVRAVRAAVPDAVLGGDPDNRLPANAHFSFPGCEGDSLLLLLDAQGIECSTGSACTAGVAQPSHVLLATGTDPQLARGTLRFSLGHTSTEEDVAAVAAAIGPAVARARTAGLS; this comes from the coding sequence ATGGCCTACCTCGACCACGCCGCCACCACTCCGATGCTCCCGGAGGCAGCCGCGGCGATGACCGCGCAGTTCGCCGCCACGGGTAACGCCTCCTCCCTGCACGCCGCCGGCCGGCGCGCCCGCCGGACCGTCGAGGAGGCCCGCGAGGCGCTCGCCGAGGCCCTCGGCGCCCGGCCCAGCGAGGTCGTCTTCACCGCCGGCGGCACCGAGGCCGACAACCTCGCCGTCAAGGGCCTCTACTGGGCGCGCCGCGCCCAGGACCCCGCCCGCACCCGGGTCCTCACCAGCCCCGTCGAGCACCACGCCGTCCTCGACGCCGTCCACTGGCTCGCCGAGCAGGAGGGCGCCCGCGTCGAGTACCTGCCGGTCGACCGGTACGGCCGCGTCAGCCCCGAGGACCTGCGGGGCGCGATCGCCCGCAACCCCGGCGACGTGGCACTCGCCACCGTGATGTGGGCCAACAACGAGATCGGCACCGTCATGCCGGTCCGCGAACTGGCCGAAGCGGCCTCCGAGTTCGGCGTCCCGCTGCACTCCGACGCCGTCCAGGCCGTCGGCCAGCTCGACGTCCGCTTCGGGGACAGCGGGCTCGCCGCCATGACCGTGAGCGGCCACAAGATCGGCGGCCCCTACGGCATCGGCGCCCTGCTGCTCGGCCGCGACCAGACCCCCGTGCCCGTCCTGCACGGCGGCGGCCAGGAGCGGCACGTCCGCTCCGGCACCCTCGACGTGCCCGCCATCGCCGCCTTCGCCGTCGCCGCAGTCCTCGCCGCGGAGCGGCGCGAGCGGTTCGCCGCGGAGGTCGGGCGACTGCGCGACGAGCTGGTCCGCGCCGTGCGCGCCGCCGTGCCCGACGCCGTCCTCGGCGGGGACCCCGACAACCGGCTCCCGGCGAACGCGCACTTCAGCTTCCCCGGCTGCGAGGGCGACTCGCTGCTGCTCCTGCTCGACGCCCAGGGCATCGAGTGCTCCACCGGCTCCGCCTGCACCGCCGGCGTGGCCCAGCCCAGCCACGTCCTCCTCGCGACCGGCACCGACCCGCAGCTGGCCCGCGGCACCCTGCGCTTCTCCCTCGGGCACACCTCCACCGAGGAGGACGTCGCCGCCGTGGCCGCCGCCATCGGCCCCGCCGTCGCACGCGCCCGCACGGCCGGGCTCTCCTGA
- a CDS encoding N-acetylmuramoyl-L-alanine amidase — protein MGTVEKAGKPAGGPGRGRTRRAVLFGGLGVLAVAGAAGADEVRRLWWLLPGVSKPRKEGELDYAGAGWTAASPANWRLADRPDDYRVDRIVVHVTQGGFASSVGAFRNPWHKASAHYIVRQDGHVEQMVRELDVAFHAGNRSMNERSIGIEHVGYVERPRDFTDAMYASSARLAADICRRYGIPVDRRHIVAHSEVPGTDHTDPGPHWDWDRYLRLVRAEVAAKGPA, from the coding sequence ATGGGAACCGTGGAGAAGGCGGGGAAGCCGGCCGGAGGGCCGGGCCGGGGCAGGACGCGCCGGGCCGTGCTGTTCGGGGGCCTCGGCGTCCTCGCCGTGGCGGGCGCGGCCGGGGCGGACGAGGTGCGGCGGCTGTGGTGGCTGCTGCCCGGGGTGTCCAAGCCGCGCAAGGAGGGCGAGCTGGACTACGCGGGCGCGGGCTGGACGGCGGCGTCGCCGGCGAACTGGCGGCTGGCGGACCGGCCGGACGACTACCGGGTCGACCGGATCGTGGTGCATGTCACGCAAGGGGGCTTCGCCTCGTCGGTGGGCGCGTTCCGGAATCCGTGGCACAAGGCGTCGGCGCACTACATAGTCCGCCAGGACGGGCACGTGGAGCAGATGGTCCGCGAGCTCGATGTCGCCTTCCACGCCGGCAACCGCTCGATGAACGAGCGGAGCATAGGCATCGAGCACGTCGGCTACGTGGAGCGGCCGCGGGACTTCACGGACGCGATGTACGCCTCCTCGGCGCGGCTGGCGGCCGACATCTGCCGGAGGTACGGCATACCGGTGGACCGCAGGCACATAGTGGCGCACTCCGAGGTGCCGGGCACCGACCACACCGATCCGGGGCCGCACTGGGACTGGGACCGGTACCTGCGCCTGGTGCGCGCCGAGGTGGCGGCGAAGGGTCCCGCCTGA
- the mnmA gene encoding tRNA 2-thiouridine(34) synthase MnmA, with product MTENLPRPARPLRVLAAMSGGVDSAVAAARAVEAGHDVTGVHLALSANPQSFRTGARGCCTIEDSRDARRAADVIGIPFYCWDLAERFREDVVEDFVAEYEAGRTPNPCLRCNEKIKFAALLDKALALGFDAVCTGHYATIVVGEDGTRELHRASDMAKDQSYVLGVLDEKQLAHALFPLGDTVTTKEEIRAEAERRGLAVAKKPDSHDICFIADGDTQGFLAKRLGKAEGDIVDESGSKVGTHDGAYGFTIGQRKGLRIGHPAPDGKPRYVLDISPVNNTVTVGPAESLDVGALTAIRPRWCGNPPAGGPAAYTAQLRAHGGETEVSAELVDGELRVRFTEPVRGVAPGQAIVLYDGTRVVGSATIATTTRAAAAV from the coding sequence ATGACTGAGAACCTGCCGCGCCCCGCCCGCCCCCTCCGCGTCCTGGCCGCCATGTCCGGCGGCGTGGACTCCGCCGTCGCCGCCGCCCGCGCGGTCGAAGCCGGGCACGACGTGACCGGTGTCCACCTGGCGCTCTCCGCGAACCCGCAGTCCTTCCGGACCGGCGCGCGCGGCTGCTGCACCATCGAGGACTCCCGCGACGCCCGCCGCGCGGCCGACGTCATCGGCATCCCCTTCTACTGCTGGGACCTCGCCGAGCGCTTCCGCGAGGACGTCGTGGAGGACTTCGTCGCCGAGTACGAGGCCGGCCGCACCCCCAACCCGTGCCTGCGCTGCAACGAGAAGATCAAGTTCGCGGCGCTCCTCGACAAGGCCCTCGCCCTAGGCTTCGACGCGGTCTGCACCGGCCACTACGCGACGATCGTCGTGGGCGAGGACGGCACCCGCGAACTGCACCGCGCCTCCGACATGGCCAAGGACCAGTCGTACGTCCTCGGCGTCCTCGACGAGAAGCAGCTCGCCCACGCCCTCTTCCCGCTCGGCGACACGGTCACCACCAAGGAGGAGATCCGCGCCGAGGCGGAGCGCCGCGGCCTCGCCGTCGCGAAGAAGCCCGACAGCCACGACATCTGCTTCATCGCCGACGGCGACACCCAGGGCTTCCTCGCGAAGCGCCTCGGCAAGGCCGAGGGCGACATCGTCGACGAGTCCGGCTCCAAGGTCGGCACCCACGACGGCGCCTACGGCTTCACCATCGGCCAGCGCAAGGGCCTGCGCATCGGCCACCCGGCCCCCGACGGCAAGCCGCGCTATGTCCTGGACATCTCCCCGGTGAACAACACGGTCACCGTCGGCCCCGCCGAGTCCCTCGACGTCGGCGCCCTCACCGCGATCCGCCCCCGCTGGTGCGGCAACCCGCCGGCCGGCGGCCCGGCCGCGTACACCGCCCAGCTGCGCGCCCACGGCGGCGAGACCGAGGTCTCCGCCGAGCTGGTCGACGGCGAGCTGCGCGTCCGCTTCACCGAGCCGGTCCGCGGCGTGGCCCCCGGCCAGGCGATCGTCCTGTACGACGGCACCCGCGTCGTCGGCTCCGCCACCATCGCCACGACCACCCGCGCCGCCGCCGCGGTGTGA
- a CDS encoding NADP-dependent oxidoreductase, which produces MRAVVVSQWGGPEVLTETEVDRPEPGLGEILVRVHAAGVNPVDWKTRATGAFVSWDRIPVVGWDVSGVVEAVGPGVTLYRPGDEVYGMPRFPRQAGAYAEFVTAPARHFARKPASLDHVQAAALPLAALTAWQALVDTAGVTAGQRVLVHAAAGGVGHLAVQIAKARGAYVIGTASAAKHGVLRGLGADELVDYRAEDFAEAVSDVDVVLDALGGEVAERSLRVLKPGGHLVTLLGPDAPAGADGVRSSFVVVEPDLRGLEEITALVEQGLLKPLVETVLPLEQAAKAHEIGEQGRTTGKIVLTVA; this is translated from the coding sequence ATGCGTGCCGTCGTCGTCAGCCAGTGGGGCGGTCCCGAGGTCCTCACCGAGACCGAGGTCGACCGGCCCGAGCCGGGGCTGGGCGAGATTCTCGTGCGGGTGCACGCGGCCGGCGTGAACCCCGTGGACTGGAAGACCCGCGCCACCGGCGCCTTCGTCTCCTGGGACCGCATCCCGGTGGTCGGCTGGGACGTCTCGGGCGTCGTCGAGGCGGTCGGGCCGGGTGTGACGCTGTACCGGCCGGGCGACGAGGTGTACGGGATGCCCCGCTTCCCCCGGCAGGCCGGCGCCTACGCGGAGTTCGTGACGGCCCCGGCGCGGCATTTCGCGCGCAAGCCGGCCTCCCTGGACCACGTGCAGGCGGCCGCGCTGCCGCTGGCGGCGCTGACCGCCTGGCAGGCGCTGGTCGACACGGCCGGGGTCACGGCCGGGCAGCGGGTGCTGGTCCACGCCGCGGCCGGCGGTGTCGGCCACCTGGCGGTGCAGATCGCCAAGGCCCGCGGCGCGTACGTGATCGGCACCGCCAGCGCGGCCAAGCACGGGGTGCTGCGCGGGCTCGGCGCCGACGAGCTGGTCGACTACCGAGCCGAGGACTTCGCCGAGGCCGTCTCGGACGTGGACGTGGTGCTGGACGCACTGGGCGGGGAGGTCGCGGAGCGCTCGCTGCGGGTGCTGAAGCCCGGCGGCCACCTGGTGACGCTGCTCGGACCGGATGCCCCGGCCGGGGCGGACGGGGTGCGCTCTTCCTTCGTCGTGGTGGAGCCGGACCTGAGGGGCCTGGAGGAGATCACCGCCCTGGTGGAGCAGGGCCTGCTCAAGCCGCTGGTGGAGACGGTGCTGCCGCTGGAGCAGGCGGCGAAGGCCCACGAGATCGGCGAGCAGGGCCGCACCACCGGCAAGATCGTCCTGACGGTGGCCTGA
- a CDS encoding GlxA family transcriptional regulator — MHRVAVLALEGVPPFELGIPSRVFGNAYDDSGNRLYEVTVCTADGQPVSSDAGFTIGVSAGAEALEAADTVVIPPTHAMSELLLGAPLSQAHADALARIRPGARIVSICTGSYVLAAAGMLDGRPATTHWFKAQEFQRAFPRIKLDEGVLFVDDGDILTSAGVAAGIDLCLYLVRADHGTAVANRAARLCVVPPWRDGGQAQYIDRPVPEPTTATTTQARAWALEHLAEPLTLNQLAAQARMSLRTFTRRFRDEVGMTPGQWLTAQRLDLARHLLESSDLPVDLVAHRSGFGSANSLRQHMRNTLGTSPIAYRRTFRPAPAVA; from the coding sequence ATGCACCGCGTCGCCGTACTCGCCCTCGAAGGCGTCCCCCCGTTCGAGCTCGGAATCCCCTCCCGGGTCTTCGGCAACGCCTATGACGACTCCGGGAACCGGCTCTACGAGGTCACCGTCTGCACCGCCGACGGGCAGCCCGTGTCCAGCGACGCGGGGTTCACGATCGGCGTCTCGGCCGGCGCCGAAGCGCTCGAAGCCGCCGACACCGTCGTCATCCCGCCCACACACGCCATGAGCGAACTCCTCCTCGGCGCACCGCTGTCGCAGGCGCACGCCGACGCCCTCGCCCGGATCCGCCCCGGCGCCCGGATCGTGTCGATCTGCACCGGCTCGTACGTGCTCGCCGCCGCCGGGATGCTCGACGGACGGCCCGCGACCACCCACTGGTTCAAGGCGCAGGAGTTCCAGCGGGCCTTCCCGCGCATCAAACTGGACGAGGGCGTCCTCTTCGTCGACGACGGCGACATCCTCACCTCCGCCGGCGTCGCCGCAGGCATCGACCTGTGCCTCTACCTCGTGCGCGCCGACCACGGCACCGCCGTGGCCAACCGCGCCGCCCGGCTGTGCGTCGTACCGCCGTGGCGCGACGGCGGGCAGGCCCAGTACATCGACCGGCCCGTGCCCGAGCCCACCACCGCCACCACCACCCAGGCGCGCGCCTGGGCCCTGGAACACCTTGCCGAACCGCTCACGCTCAACCAGCTGGCCGCCCAGGCCAGGATGAGCCTGCGCACCTTCACCCGGCGCTTCCGCGACGAGGTCGGCATGACCCCGGGGCAGTGGCTGACCGCCCAACGCCTCGACCTGGCGCGCCACTTGCTGGAATCCAGCGACCTGCCCGTCGACCTCGTCGCGCACCGCTCCGGCTTCGGCTCCGCCAACTCCCTGCGCCAGCACATGCGCAACACGCTCGGCACCTCCCCGATCGCCTACCGCCGCACCTTCCGCCCCGCCCCCGCAGTCGCCTGA